From Quercus lobata isolate SW786 chromosome 1, ValleyOak3.0 Primary Assembly, whole genome shotgun sequence, one genomic window encodes:
- the LOC115976208 gene encoding pentatricopeptide repeat-containing protein At3g62890-like encodes MRRCYSTFKRQSNSNHTPIALLDSFKSIQQTKQAHAQLITTGLILHPIRANKLLKTLNLSSSASISYAHQVFDQISFPDCFLYNTMINAHSLSPTSSHNSLILFRSMIQGSGLLPNQYTFVFVFKACGNGLGVLEGEQIRVHAIKVGLENNVFVTNALIGMYANWGLVEEARRVFDWSVNRDLYSWNIMLGGYVGTGDMVRAMDLFDEMCERDVVSWSTIIAGYVQVGCFMEALDLFHKMLQMGPKPNEFTLVSALAACANLVALDQGRWIHVYLDKGEIKMNEQVLASLIDMYSKCGEIEFASKIFHYERGLKRKVWPWNAMIGGFAMHGKSKEAIDTFEQMKIERVSPNKVTFITLLNACSHGNMVHEGRGYFESMASSYGIEPEIEHYGCMVDLLGRTGLLKEAEEVISSMPMAPDAAIWGALLGACRIHKDMKRGERVGKVLKDLHSNHIGCHVLLSNIYSASGRWNEANIVREKIEVSGRKKIPGCSSIELNGVFHQFLVGDRSHPQTKQLYSFLEEMTVKLKIAGYVPEFGEVLLDIVDEEDKETALSKHSEKLAIAFGLMNTAPGTPIRIVKNLRVCGDCHQATKFISKVYDREIIVRDRIRFHHFKDGICSCKDYW; translated from the coding sequence ATGAGACGTTGTTACTCCACTTTCAAAAGACAGTCAAATTCAAATCACACACCCATCGCTCTTCTTGATTCATTCAAATCAATCCAACAAACCAAACAAGCCCATGCCCAGCTGATCACCACTGGCCTTATCCTACACCCTATCCGAGCAAATAAACTCCTCAAAACGCTCAATCTTTCAAGCTCTGCTTCTATCTCTTATGCCCACCAAGTGTTTGATCAAATTTCCTTTCCTGATTGCTTCCTCTACAATACCATGATCAATGCCCATTCACTCTCACCCACTTCTTCTCAtaattctcttattttatttcgaTCAATGATCCAGGGTTCGGGGCTTTTGCCTAACCAGTAcacttttgtgtttgtgtttaaagCTTGTGGCAACGGGTTGGGAGTTTTGGAGGGCGAGCAAATTCGGGTTCATGCAATAAAGGTTGGGTTGGAGAACAATGTGTTTGTTACGAATGCATTGATTGGGATGTATGCAAATTGGGGTTTGGTTGAGGAAGCTAGAAGGGTGTTTGATTGGAGTGTGAATCGGGATTTGTATTCGTGGAATATTATGCTTGGTGGATATGTGGGGACAGGTGATATGGTTCGAGCTATGGATttgtttgatgaaatgtgtGAACGTGATGTTGTATCATGGAGTACTATCATAGCTGGTTACGTCCAGGTGGGTTGTTTCATGGAGGCTTTGGATCTCTTCCACAAGATGCTGCAAATGGGTCCTAAACCAAATGAGTTTACACTGGTAAGTGCTCTTGCAGCCTGTGCAAATCTAGTGGCATTGGATCAAGGAAGGTGGATCCATGTTTATCTTGACAAGGGTGAGATCAAGATGAATGAGCAAGTTCTAGCTAGCCTAATTGACATGTACTCAAAGTGTGGAGAGATAGAATTTGCATCAAAGATATTCCACTATGAACGCGGTCTGAAGCGGAAGGTTTGGCCTTGGAATGCCATGATTGGTGGATTTGCAATGCATGGCAAATCCAAGGAAGCAATTGATACTTTTGAGCAAATGAAGATCGAAAGAGTTTCTCCTAACAAGGTCACATTTATTACCTTATTAAATGCTTGCAGCCATGGAAATATGGTTCATGAGGGAAGGGGTTATTTTGAATCAATGGCAAGTTCTTATGGAATTGAGCCAGAGATAGAGCACTATGGGTGTATGGTAGATCTACTAGGCCGCACTGGACTCTTGAAGGAAGCTGAAGAGGTCATATCTAGTATGCCAATGGCTCCAGATGCTGCCATTTGGGGGGCATTACTTGGTGCTTGTAGAATTCATAAAGATATGAAAAGGGGAGAGCGAGTaggaaaagttttaaaagattTGCATTCCAACCATATTGGTTGTCATGTTCTATTGTCTAACATTTATTCTGCATCTGGGAGATGGAATGAAGCAAATATTGTAAGAGAGAAGATTGAAGTAAGTGGCAGAAAGAAAATCCCTGGATGCAGCTCCATTGAATTGAATGGTGTGTTCCATCAATTCCTTGTGGGAGATAGATCCCATCCTCAAACTAAGCAGCTGTATTCATTCCTGGAAGAGATGACAGTTAAATTGAAGATTGCAGGATATGTTCCAGAATTTGGAGAAGTTTTACTTGATATTGTTGACGAGGAAGATAAAGAGACAGCTCTGTCAAAGCATAGTGAGAAGTTAGCTATTGCTTTTGGGTTGATGAACACAGCACCTGGAACCCCAATTCGCATTGTAAAGAACTTAAGAGTTTGTGGAGATTGCCACCAAGCAACAAAGTTCATATCCAAGGTTTATGATAGAGAGATTATTGTCAGGGACAGGATTAGGTTTCACCATTTTAAAGATGGAATCTGTTCTTGCAAAGACTATTGGTAG